A part of Gossypium hirsutum isolate 1008001.06 chromosome A07, Gossypium_hirsutum_v2.1, whole genome shotgun sequence genomic DNA contains:
- the LOC107933139 gene encoding protein LURP-one-related 5 gives MGRMVMVDEKFCFEEETQLTVHKTSVFYRGDGFVVYNPKGELVLRFDSYYGPHGHPLPKDELVLMDATGNCLLTLIRKKPSLHQRWEGLLGEKTKNESPIFCVHRSSIIGRSNVVVDVYGDPSQEYHIDGSYPHRCCTIYNTSLESSSKEPMAEIKRKVDPSTHVMLGKDVFLLCLRPGFDSAFAMALVLILDQMFDDAEIDDDDTKEDPTHVALDSSS, from the exons ATGGGAAGAATGGTGATGGTGGATGAGAAATTCTGTTTCGAAGAAGAAACGCAGCTAACCGTGCATAAGACTTCAGTGTTTTATCGAGGAGATGGGTTTGTGGTATACAACCCAAAAGGGGAGCTGGTGTTGAGGTTCGATTCTTACTACGGCCCCCATGGCCATCCACTACCAAAAGACGAGCTGGTTCTCATGGACGCCACTGGCAACTGCCTTCTCACCCTCATTCGCAAG AAGCCAAGTCTCCATCAAAGGTGGGAAGGATTATTGGGcgaaaaaacaaaaaatgaaagcCCAATTTTCTGTGTCCATCGATCATCCATCATCGGACGGTCAAATGTTGTAGTGGACGTATACGGTGATCCAAGCCAGGAGTACCATATAGATGGCTCCTATCCCCATCGTTGCTGTACAATCTACAACACTTCTTTAGAGAGCTCATCAAAGGAACCAATGGCTGAGATCAAAAGAAAAGTGGACCCCTCCACTCATGTGATGCTGGGCAAAGATGTGTTTTTGTTGTGTCTTAGGCCAGGGTTTGACAGTGCATTTGCAATGGCCTTAGTCCTCATTCTTGATCAAATGTTTGATGATGCtgaaattgatgacgatgatacCAAAGAGGATCCTACTCATGTTGCACTGGATTCTTCCTCTTAA